The proteins below are encoded in one region of Ornithinimicrobium avium:
- the rocD gene encoding ornithine--oxo-acid transaminase: MTELSTNQDYIDLEDRVAAHNYSPLPVVVEEAEGIWVTDVEGNRYLDALSGYSALNFGHRHPALVQAAKDQLDRSTLTSRAFHNDQLGPFCAALAELVGKDMILPMNTGAEAVETALKIARKWGYQVKGVTDEQAHIVVMEGNFHGRTTTIISFSDDPEAHDEYGPYTPGFTSVPYGDLAAIEAAITDDTVAVLVEPIQGEQGVKIPKEGFLPGLRELCTSKNVLMIADEIQAGLGRVGTTLACQYEDVEADIYTLGKALGGGIVPVSAVAADADVMNVITPGTHGSTFGGNPLAAAVGKAVCDLLATGEHQKNAAALEGQFREALEALIGQGVEEVRVRGLWAGVDIDPDLMTGKEACKRLAKKGVLAKDTHGSTIRLAPPLTITSDELKIITDALTEVVTEAREG, translated from the coding sequence ATGACAGAGCTCTCCACGAACCAGGACTACATCGACCTCGAGGACCGGGTCGCCGCCCACAACTACAGCCCGCTGCCCGTCGTGGTCGAGGAGGCCGAGGGCATCTGGGTGACGGACGTGGAGGGCAACCGCTACCTCGACGCGCTCTCCGGCTATTCCGCCCTCAACTTCGGCCACCGCCACCCGGCGCTCGTGCAGGCCGCCAAGGACCAGCTCGACCGGTCGACGCTGACCAGCCGGGCCTTCCACAACGACCAGCTCGGGCCCTTCTGCGCCGCACTGGCCGAGCTCGTGGGCAAGGACATGATCCTGCCGATGAACACCGGGGCCGAGGCCGTGGAGACGGCCCTGAAGATCGCCCGCAAGTGGGGCTACCAGGTCAAGGGCGTCACGGACGAGCAGGCGCACATCGTCGTCATGGAGGGCAACTTCCACGGCCGCACCACGACGATCATCTCCTTCTCCGACGACCCGGAGGCGCACGACGAGTACGGCCCCTACACCCCGGGCTTCACCTCCGTGCCCTACGGCGACCTGGCCGCGATCGAGGCCGCCATCACCGACGACACCGTCGCGGTGCTGGTCGAGCCGATCCAGGGCGAGCAGGGCGTGAAGATCCCCAAGGAGGGCTTCCTGCCAGGGCTGCGCGAGCTGTGCACGAGCAAGAACGTGCTGATGATCGCCGACGAGATCCAGGCCGGTCTGGGCCGCGTGGGCACGACCCTTGCCTGCCAGTACGAGGACGTCGAGGCCGACATCTACACGCTGGGCAAGGCGCTCGGCGGCGGCATCGTCCCGGTCTCCGCTGTCGCGGCCGACGCCGACGTCATGAACGTCATCACGCCCGGCACCCACGGGTCGACCTTCGGCGGCAACCCGCTGGCCGCCGCGGTCGGCAAGGCGGTCTGCGACCTGCTCGCGACCGGCGAGCACCAGAAGAACGCCGCGGCCCTCGAGGGCCAGTTCCGCGAGGCGCTCGAGGCTCTCATCGGCCAGGGCGTCGAGGAGGTCCGCGTCCGCGGGCTCTGGGCCGGCGTCGACATCGACCCCGACCTGATGACCGGCAAGGAGGCGTGCAAGCGCCTGGCCAAGAAGGGTGTGCTGGCCAAGGACACCCACGGCTCGACCATCAGGCTTGCCCCGCCGCTGACGATCACCTCCGACGAGCTGAAGATCATCACTGACGCCCTCACCGAGGTCGTCACCGAGGCGCGCGAGGGCTGA
- a CDS encoding helix-turn-helix transcriptional regulator: protein MTDTTGRVLQLLGLLQGRAMWTGPELAERLGVTTRSVRRDVERLRRLGYPVRASTGVGGGYQLGAGGKLPPLLLDPEEAVAVTVSLRLAAGGSVSGVEESALRALAKLDQVLPASLRGEVDAISQAVVAVEGVNVPVDARLLSTVARACRDRVLLYFAYRARDGAASERRVEPYRVVAMGRRWYLLAFDVGKADWRSFRLDRVEVGRVHATTFRFAPREAPDPVDYVRDSVIRSPYRYVARLRIRAPLDDIAARVPQNAGTLTDLGDGTCELETGAETLDYLAIEALWLGVDFEVLDPPELRGRVRELAARLRSAVGG, encoded by the coding sequence ATGACCGACACGACCGGGCGCGTCCTGCAGCTGCTCGGGCTGCTGCAGGGCCGCGCGATGTGGACCGGGCCGGAGCTGGCGGAGCGGCTCGGCGTGACGACGCGGAGCGTTCGGCGGGACGTGGAGCGGTTGCGCAGGCTGGGCTACCCGGTGCGGGCGAGCACCGGTGTCGGCGGGGGCTACCAGCTGGGGGCGGGCGGCAAGCTGCCCCCGCTGCTGCTCGACCCGGAGGAGGCGGTCGCGGTCACCGTCAGCCTGCGGCTGGCCGCCGGCGGCTCGGTGAGCGGCGTCGAGGAGTCGGCGCTGCGCGCGCTGGCCAAGCTCGACCAGGTGCTGCCCGCGTCGCTGCGGGGCGAGGTGGACGCGATCAGCCAGGCCGTGGTCGCCGTCGAGGGCGTCAACGTGCCGGTCGACGCGCGGCTGCTCAGCACCGTCGCCCGGGCCTGCCGGGACCGGGTCCTGCTCTACTTCGCCTACCGCGCGCGGGACGGGGCCGCGAGCGAGCGCCGGGTCGAGCCCTACCGGGTCGTGGCGATGGGGCGGCGGTGGTACCTGCTGGCCTTCGACGTCGGCAAGGCCGACTGGCGCTCCTTCCGGCTGGACCGCGTCGAGGTCGGCCGGGTGCACGCCACGACCTTCCGCTTCGCCCCGCGGGAGGCTCCCGACCCGGTCGACTACGTGCGCGACTCGGTGATCCGCTCCCCCTACCGGTATGTCGCGCGCCTGCGGATCCGTGCACCGCTCGACGACATCGCCGCACGGGTCCCGCAGAACGCCGGGACGTTGACCGACCTGGGCGACGGCACGTGCGAGCTGGAGACGGGGGCGGAGACCCTCGACTACCTGGCGATCGAGGCGCTCTGGCTCGGGGTGGACTTCGAGGTGCTGGACCCGCCGGAGCTGCGGGGCAGGGTCCGCGAGCTGGCCGCCCGCCTGCGCTCCGCGGTCGGCGGCTGA
- a CDS encoding alpha/beta fold hydrolase, whose protein sequence is MENTSPSATTAAVHVVLVPGFWLGAWAWDDVLPHLRERGLDAVALTLPGLEADHADRGSVTLEDHVRAIEEAIAAAPEGVRVVLVAHSGAAIPATVALDRHVDAVDHVVWVDTAPVVDGFAMNVDVEGDEYPLSAQWDEELEGGSMVGLSEEQLATFQERAVPQPTGSMRDAAHLTDERRLDAPMTLVATAFPSTEYRSGAEHGVPFLAGLKEFRNLTMVDLPTGHWPMWSEPERLAGLIASAGTPETADGGRPAAVGEDS, encoded by the coding sequence ATGGAGAACACCTCACCGTCCGCGACCACCGCTGCCGTCCACGTCGTGCTCGTGCCGGGCTTCTGGCTCGGCGCCTGGGCCTGGGACGACGTCCTGCCCCACCTGCGGGAGCGCGGTCTCGATGCCGTCGCCCTCACGCTGCCCGGCCTGGAGGCGGACCATGCCGACCGCGGGTCGGTGACGCTCGAGGACCACGTCCGCGCGATCGAGGAGGCGATCGCGGCGGCCCCGGAGGGCGTCCGGGTCGTCCTCGTCGCGCACAGCGGCGCGGCCATCCCGGCGACCGTCGCCCTCGACCGGCACGTTGACGCCGTCGACCACGTCGTCTGGGTCGACACTGCCCCGGTCGTCGACGGCTTCGCGATGAACGTCGACGTCGAGGGCGACGAGTATCCCCTGTCGGCGCAGTGGGACGAGGAGCTCGAGGGCGGCTCGATGGTCGGGCTCTCCGAGGAGCAGCTCGCGACCTTCCAGGAGCGTGCGGTCCCGCAGCCGACCGGCTCGATGCGGGACGCCGCGCACCTGACCGACGAGCGTCGCCTGGACGCGCCGATGACGCTGGTGGCGACCGCCTTCCCGAGCACCGAGTACCGCTCCGGCGCGGAGCACGGCGTCCCCTTCCTGGCCGGGCTCAAGGAGTTCCGCAACCTGACGATGGTCGACCTGCCCACCGGGCACTGGCCGATGTGGAGCGAGCCGGAGCGGCTGGCGGGGCTGATCGCGTCGGCGGGCACGCCGGAGACCGCCGACGGGGGCCGCCCGGCTGCCGTCGGGGAGGACTCATGA
- a CDS encoding DinB family protein, protein MTGTPTSADLVPQLVDQLDFIWSNQARARLEGLTDEEYLWEPVPDCLSVRHRDEAAPGLVTLRVGGGDWLCDWAHPEPDPAPVTTIAWRLAHVIVGVLGARAHAHFGGPPCDYQSWVYAGSADDALAQLDAAYDAWSSGVRGLTAETLARPVGPAEGPWQDHPMLTLVLHVNREVIHHLAEVALLRDLWLRLGQEGSVH, encoded by the coding sequence ATGACCGGGACACCCACCTCTGCAGACCTCGTCCCGCAGCTGGTCGACCAGCTGGACTTCATCTGGAGCAACCAGGCACGGGCACGCCTGGAGGGTCTGACCGACGAGGAGTACCTCTGGGAGCCCGTCCCCGACTGCCTCAGCGTCCGGCACCGGGACGAGGCTGCGCCGGGCCTGGTGACGCTCCGCGTCGGCGGGGGTGACTGGTTGTGCGACTGGGCCCATCCCGAGCCCGACCCGGCGCCCGTGACGACCATCGCCTGGCGCCTCGCGCACGTGATCGTCGGCGTCCTGGGCGCGCGGGCGCACGCCCACTTCGGCGGGCCGCCCTGCGACTACCAGAGCTGGGTCTACGCGGGCTCGGCCGACGACGCGCTGGCCCAGCTCGACGCGGCCTACGACGCCTGGAGCTCCGGCGTGCGCGGGCTGACCGCCGAGACGCTGGCCCGCCCCGTCGGGCCGGCCGAGGGGCCGTGGCAGGACCACCCGATGCTGACCCTGGTGCTGCACGTCAACAGGGAGGTGATCCACCACCTGGCCGAGGTCGCGCTGCTGCGAGACCTGTGGCTCCGCCTCGGTCAGGAGGGTTCCGTGCACTGA
- a CDS encoding sulfite exporter TauE/SafE family protein: MEVVLEVVVGVVVGLVMGTLGAGGGIISVPALVFLLGQPPAVATTTSLVIIGTTGVFSVVQHGRAGNVAWVDGCAFGVLGAGGALLGSRVATVADPRLTLGLFAVLLVITASVMWHRSRTEERTDPDEREPDRWLTWRPFSVDPRRGVLVLVVASAAGVLTGFFGVGGGFAIVPALTLVLGMPMALAVGTSLLVITLNSVTGVLGRLGTDLHLDWSLIVVFTVAAVLSSLVGGRVGRHVDPALLQRGFAVMLLLVGVYTAASTVLL, encoded by the coding sequence ATGGAGGTCGTGCTCGAGGTCGTCGTCGGGGTCGTGGTCGGCCTCGTCATGGGCACGCTCGGGGCCGGCGGCGGGATCATCTCGGTGCCGGCCCTGGTCTTCCTCCTCGGTCAGCCGCCCGCCGTCGCGACGACGACGTCCCTGGTGATCATCGGCACGACCGGGGTCTTCTCGGTCGTCCAGCACGGCCGGGCCGGCAACGTCGCCTGGGTGGACGGTTGTGCCTTCGGCGTCCTGGGGGCCGGCGGGGCGCTGCTGGGCTCGAGGGTAGCGACCGTCGCCGACCCGCGCCTGACCCTGGGCCTCTTCGCGGTGCTGCTGGTGATCACCGCCTCGGTGATGTGGCACCGGTCGAGGACCGAGGAGCGAACCGACCCCGACGAGCGCGAGCCCGACCGCTGGCTGACGTGGCGACCGTTCTCGGTGGATCCGAGGCGTGGGGTGCTCGTCCTCGTCGTGGCCAGCGCCGCGGGCGTGCTCACCGGCTTCTTCGGGGTAGGGGGCGGCTTCGCGATCGTCCCGGCGCTCACGCTGGTGCTCGGCATGCCGATGGCGCTCGCGGTCGGCACCTCGCTGCTCGTCATCACCCTCAACTCGGTGACGGGAGTGCTGGGACGGCTCGGCACCGATCTGCACCTCGACTGGTCGCTCATCGTCGTCTTCACCGTCGCGGCGGTACTCAGCAGCCTGGTCGGCGGCCGGGTCGGCCGCCACGTCGACCCGGCCCTGCTGCAGCGCGGCTTCGCCGTGATGCTGCTGCTCGTGGGCGTCTATACCGCTGCCAGCACCGTCCTGCTCTGA
- a CDS encoding acyl-CoA dehydrogenase family protein, with product MTTESPTHVPTPDADLAMPAAATDEARTQRTRERLTELGAGLRAATGGRYGPVRDQARASLPATMMVRDPAQTVPEAREWTRRALRDVVETGQAGSGFPAAQGGLDDVGRSCVDFEMIAHGDLSLTVKNGVHFGLYGGAVTALGTPRHHEQFLPPLLSLEQIGCYAMTEFGHGSDVASLETTITYDKETDELVVHSPTPSATKTYIGAAAEDARMAAVYGQLVVDGTGHGVHVALVPVRDETGRPVPGVTLGDNGAKGGLDGVDNGTISFDQVRVPRSMLLDRYGGIDDDGTYVSDIESDSRRFFTMLGTLVRGRICVAAGAAASSRKALSIATRYAVRRRQFAAPDGADVVLLDYLTHQRKLIPAIATAYAHTFAVNEVVERLQELHELPQKDQEAQRELETRAAGLKALITAFTNDTVQVCREACGGAGYMAENGLTVLRGDADVFATFEGDNTVLLQLVAKGLLTGYKEMWGDMDTAAMVAAGARMLGQQVLEATSVRPLVDRLISAAARRSEDQTLLDRGWHLSMFTDRERHVLETLAGRLRKAQGDDAFATFNAAQDHVLLAARTHMDRVVLEAFVAGIDACEEGAVRETLERLCSLYALSSIEADAGWFQAHNRMSAARAKAVTAQINRLCGELRPVAVELVEGMGVPQTWLGSAMLEDVERWTPGAQEA from the coding sequence ATGACCACCGAGAGCCCCACCCACGTGCCCACCCCCGACGCCGACCTGGCGATGCCCGCCGCCGCGACCGACGAGGCCCGGACGCAGCGCACCCGGGAGCGGCTCACCGAGCTCGGTGCCGGGCTGCGGGCCGCGACCGGCGGCCGCTACGGCCCCGTGCGCGACCAGGCCCGCGCCAGCCTGCCCGCCACGATGATGGTGCGCGACCCCGCACAGACCGTGCCCGAGGCGCGCGAGTGGACCCGTCGGGCGCTGCGCGACGTCGTCGAGACCGGGCAGGCCGGCAGCGGCTTCCCCGCGGCGCAGGGCGGGCTCGACGACGTCGGCCGCTCCTGCGTCGACTTCGAGATGATCGCGCACGGCGACCTGTCCTTGACCGTCAAGAACGGCGTCCACTTCGGGCTCTACGGCGGGGCGGTCACGGCGCTGGGGACGCCGCGCCACCACGAGCAGTTCCTCCCGCCGCTGCTGTCCCTGGAGCAGATCGGCTGCTACGCGATGACCGAGTTCGGGCACGGCTCGGACGTGGCCTCGCTGGAGACGACCATCACCTACGACAAGGAGACCGACGAGCTCGTCGTGCACTCCCCCACGCCGTCGGCGACCAAGACCTACATCGGCGCGGCCGCCGAGGACGCACGGATGGCGGCGGTCTACGGCCAGCTCGTCGTGGACGGCACCGGTCACGGGGTGCACGTCGCGCTCGTGCCGGTGCGCGACGAGACCGGGCGGCCCGTGCCGGGGGTGACCCTCGGCGACAACGGGGCCAAGGGCGGGCTGGACGGCGTCGACAACGGCACGATCTCCTTCGACCAGGTGCGGGTGCCGCGCTCGATGCTGCTGGACCGCTACGGCGGGATCGACGACGACGGCACCTACGTCTCGGACATCGAGAGCGACAGCCGGCGCTTCTTCACCATGCTCGGCACCCTGGTCCGCGGGCGCATCTGCGTCGCCGCGGGCGCCGCGGCCTCCTCGCGCAAGGCGCTCTCGATCGCCACGAGGTATGCCGTGCGCCGCCGCCAGTTCGCCGCCCCCGACGGTGCGGACGTGGTGCTGCTGGACTACCTGACCCACCAGCGCAAGCTGATCCCGGCGATCGCCACGGCCTACGCGCACACCTTCGCGGTCAACGAGGTGGTCGAGCGGCTCCAGGAGCTGCACGAGCTGCCGCAGAAGGACCAGGAGGCCCAGCGCGAGCTGGAGACCCGCGCCGCGGGACTCAAGGCGCTCATCACCGCGTTCACCAACGACACCGTCCAGGTCTGCCGCGAGGCGTGCGGCGGCGCGGGCTACATGGCCGAGAACGGTCTGACCGTGCTGCGCGGCGACGCCGACGTCTTCGCCACCTTCGAGGGCGACAACACGGTGCTGCTGCAGCTGGTCGCCAAGGGCCTGCTCACCGGCTACAAGGAGATGTGGGGCGACATGGACACGGCCGCGATGGTCGCGGCCGGGGCCCGGATGCTCGGCCAGCAGGTCCTCGAGGCCACGTCGGTGCGGCCGCTGGTCGACCGGCTCATCTCGGCTGCCGCGCGACGCTCCGAGGACCAGACGCTGCTCGACCGCGGGTGGCACCTGTCGATGTTCACCGACCGGGAGCGCCACGTGCTGGAGACGCTCGCCGGGCGGCTGCGCAAGGCGCAGGGCGACGACGCGTTCGCCACCTTCAACGCCGCGCAGGACCACGTGCTGCTCGCGGCCCGGACCCACATGGACCGGGTCGTGCTCGAGGCCTTCGTCGCCGGGATCGACGCCTGCGAGGAGGGCGCGGTCCGCGAGACGCTGGAGCGGCTGTGCTCGCTCTACGCGCTGAGCTCGATCGAGGCCGACGCCGGCTGGTTCCAGGCCCACAACCGGATGTCCGCCGCGCGCGCCAAGGCGGTCACCGCCCAGATCAACCGGCTGTGCGGCGAGCTGCGACCGGTGGCCGTCGAGCTGGTCGAGGGCATGGGCGTGCCGCAGACCTGGCTCGGCTCGGCGATGCTCGAGGACGTCGAGCGATGGACGCCGGGGGCGCAGGAGGCCTGA
- a CDS encoding TetR/AcrR family transcriptional regulator — MTPASRTPRGPSTDGPERRDGAREIPRGGVRDGRDMRWEAHRARRRRQLVEAALRAIRHRGAGVGMDEIAAEGATSKTVLYRHLGDRAGLHRAVVAAVDETILADLAEAAAAGGDVVERISAMVRSYLALVERDPEIYRFVVNRPLESGEAGEAGDPVHEITDRISEQLAATLHEHLVAAGRADEADVLSLVWGQGIVGLVRSVSDRWLTARANGTGALTVDEVTSAVVALIDPALATTDHP; from the coding sequence ATGACCCCAGCCTCCCGCACCCCGCGCGGCCCGTCGACCGACGGACCCGAGCGCCGCGACGGTGCCCGCGAGATTCCTCGCGGCGGCGTCCGCGACGGTCGCGACATGCGCTGGGAGGCGCACCGTGCCAGGCGCCGCCGGCAGCTGGTCGAGGCTGCGCTGCGGGCGATCCGCCACCGCGGCGCCGGCGTCGGCATGGACGAGATCGCCGCCGAGGGGGCGACGAGCAAGACGGTGCTCTACCGGCACCTGGGCGACCGGGCCGGGCTGCACCGGGCGGTCGTCGCAGCGGTGGACGAGACGATCCTGGCCGACCTCGCCGAGGCGGCGGCCGCCGGCGGCGACGTCGTCGAGCGGATCTCGGCGATGGTCCGCTCCTACCTGGCGCTCGTCGAGCGCGACCCGGAGATCTACCGCTTCGTGGTCAACCGGCCGCTGGAGAGCGGTGAGGCGGGCGAGGCCGGCGACCCCGTCCACGAGATCACCGACCGGATCTCCGAGCAGCTGGCCGCGACGCTGCACGAGCACCTGGTCGCCGCCGGCCGCGCCGACGAGGCCGACGTGCTCTCGCTCGTGTGGGGCCAGGGCATCGTCGGTCTGGTCCGCTCGGTGTCCGACCGCTGGCTCACCGCCCGGGCCAACGGCACCGGCGCCCTGACCGTGGACGAGGTCACCTCGGCCGTCGTGGCGCTCATCGACCCGGCCCTGGCGACCACCGACCACCCCTGA
- a CDS encoding acetyl-CoA C-acetyltransferase produces MPDSPNPRDAVIVGGNRIPFGKAGGAYAAASNQAMLTAALDGLVARFGLAGQQVGEVAAGAVLKHARDFNLTRETVLGSALAPTTPAYDLQQACGTGLETVIQVANKIQLGQLDSGIAGGVDSASDAPIAVGEGLRKALLKANHARTPMQRAKALAGIRPGDLAPESPRNAEPRTGLSMGEHQARTTKEWGITREAQDELAAASHHHLAQAWDSGFFDDLATGFLRLSRDQGLRPDTSVDKLATLQPVFGKGEGATMTAGNSTPLSDGAALVLLSSREWAQERNLPALARFVDAEVAAVDYVSGDEGLLMAPAYAVPRLLARQGLTLQDFDYYELHEAFASTVLATLKAWESKEFCRDRLGLDAPLGSIESSKLNVHGSSLAAGHPFAATGGRIVATLAKLLHEKGAGSRGLVSICAAGGQGVVAILEGC; encoded by the coding sequence GTGCCCGACAGTCCCAACCCCCGTGACGCCGTGATCGTCGGCGGCAACCGCATCCCCTTCGGCAAGGCCGGCGGGGCGTACGCCGCCGCGTCCAACCAGGCGATGCTCACCGCCGCGCTCGACGGCCTGGTCGCCCGCTTCGGCCTGGCCGGCCAGCAGGTCGGCGAGGTGGCCGCCGGTGCCGTGCTCAAGCACGCGCGCGACTTCAACCTCACCCGGGAGACGGTCCTCGGATCCGCGCTGGCGCCGACCACACCGGCCTACGACCTGCAGCAGGCCTGCGGCACCGGCCTGGAGACCGTCATCCAGGTCGCCAACAAGATCCAGCTCGGCCAGCTCGACTCCGGCATCGCCGGCGGCGTCGACTCCGCCAGCGACGCCCCGATCGCCGTCGGCGAGGGGCTGCGCAAGGCGCTGCTCAAGGCCAACCACGCCAGGACGCCGATGCAGCGGGCCAAGGCGCTCGCCGGCATCCGCCCCGGCGACCTGGCGCCCGAGTCGCCCCGCAACGCCGAGCCCCGCACCGGGCTGTCGATGGGCGAGCACCAGGCCCGCACGACCAAGGAGTGGGGCATCACCCGCGAGGCGCAGGACGAGCTGGCGGCGGCCAGCCACCACCACCTCGCGCAGGCCTGGGACTCCGGCTTCTTCGACGACCTCGCCACCGGTTTCCTGCGGCTCTCCCGCGACCAGGGCCTGCGTCCGGACACCTCGGTGGACAAGCTCGCCACGCTGCAGCCGGTCTTCGGCAAGGGCGAGGGCGCCACGATGACCGCCGGCAACTCCACACCCCTCTCCGACGGCGCCGCGCTCGTCCTGCTCTCCTCGCGGGAGTGGGCCCAGGAGCGCAACCTGCCCGCGCTCGCCCGCTTCGTGGACGCGGAGGTCGCCGCGGTCGACTACGTCTCCGGCGACGAGGGTCTGCTCATGGCACCCGCGTATGCCGTGCCGCGCCTCCTCGCCCGCCAGGGGCTGACCCTGCAGGACTTCGACTACTACGAGCTGCACGAGGCCTTCGCCTCCACCGTGCTGGCCACCCTGAAGGCGTGGGAGTCAAAGGAGTTCTGCCGCGACCGGCTGGGCCTGGACGCGCCGCTGGGGTCGATCGAGAGCAGCAAGCTCAACGTGCACGGCTCCTCGCTCGCCGCCGGCCACCCGTTCGCCGCCACCGGCGGCCGCATCGTGGCGACGCTGGCTAAACTCCTGCACGAGAAGGGCGCGGGCAGCCGTGGCCTGGTGTCCATCTGCGCTGCCGGTGGGCAGGGCGTCGTCGCGATCCTGGAAGGGTGCTGA
- a CDS encoding 3-oxoacyl-ACP reductase: MADLMQILTSNPIARQLGVPQPTNLRRGRELPSGPVVLATAGGASALAREAVELLGLTPQDALVDTPQTRVTQTDDDGRTREVPTPYPSTIGAVVLDATALTTIEDLEGVRGALRPALKALEPSGRVVVLGVEPETAGAPTAVAAQQALEGIVRSVGKELRKGATANLVRVDLLTDAPTTAADLASTMSFLLEGRSAYVSGQVLHVGHGAAAHAAEVSSRPFEGQVVVVTGAGRGIGASIAETFARDGALVVAVDVPAGGEGLAAVANRIGGQALQLDITAPDAGERIAAHVAQRFGEAARIHTVVHNAGITRDKLLVNTDEERWGSVLEVNLAAQTRINAVLLDPALPGGLDDGGSIVGVASTSGIAGNRGQANYAASKAGVIGLVRAMAADPALAARGITVNAVAPGFIETEMTGKMPMATREVARRINSLQQGGRPVDVAEAIGYLAAPASGAVSGQVLRVCGQSQIGA, translated from the coding sequence ATGGCAGACCTGATGCAGATCCTCACCTCCAACCCGATCGCCCGGCAGCTGGGCGTGCCCCAGCCGACCAACCTGCGGCGCGGGCGCGAGCTGCCCTCCGGCCCGGTCGTGCTGGCGACCGCCGGCGGCGCGAGCGCCCTCGCCCGCGAGGCCGTCGAGCTGCTCGGCCTCACCCCGCAGGACGCGCTCGTCGACACCCCGCAGACCCGGGTGACGCAGACCGACGACGACGGGCGCACCCGCGAGGTGCCCACCCCGTACCCGTCCACGATCGGCGCCGTCGTGCTCGACGCGACCGCGCTGACCACGATCGAGGACCTCGAGGGCGTGCGCGGCGCGCTGCGCCCGGCGCTCAAGGCGCTGGAGCCCTCCGGCCGCGTGGTCGTGCTGGGCGTGGAGCCGGAGACCGCCGGCGCGCCCACCGCCGTCGCTGCCCAGCAGGCCCTGGAGGGCATCGTGCGCAGCGTCGGCAAGGAGCTCCGCAAGGGCGCCACGGCCAACCTGGTCCGCGTCGACCTGCTGACCGACGCCCCGACCACGGCCGCCGACCTGGCCTCGACCATGTCCTTCCTGCTCGAGGGGCGCTCGGCCTACGTCTCCGGGCAGGTGCTGCACGTGGGGCACGGCGCCGCCGCGCACGCCGCCGAGGTGTCCTCCCGGCCGTTCGAGGGTCAGGTCGTCGTCGTCACCGGAGCGGGGCGCGGGATCGGCGCGAGCATCGCGGAGACCTTCGCCCGGGACGGGGCGCTCGTCGTCGCCGTCGACGTCCCCGCGGGCGGTGAGGGGCTGGCCGCTGTCGCCAACCGGATCGGCGGGCAGGCGCTCCAGCTCGACATCACCGCGCCCGACGCGGGGGAGCGGATCGCCGCGCACGTGGCCCAGCGCTTCGGCGAGGCGGCCCGGATCCACACGGTCGTGCACAACGCCGGCATCACCCGCGACAAGCTGCTCGTCAACACCGACGAGGAGCGTTGGGGCAGCGTGCTCGAGGTCAACCTCGCCGCGCAGACCCGGATCAACGCCGTCCTGCTCGACCCGGCGCTGCCCGGCGGTCTCGACGACGGCGGCAGCATCGTCGGCGTCGCCTCGACCTCCGGGATCGCCGGCAACCGGGGGCAGGCCAACTACGCCGCCTCCAAGGCGGGCGTGATCGGCCTGGTCCGCGCCATGGCGGCCGACCCGGCGCTCGCCGCCCGGGGCATCACGGTCAACGCCGTGGCGCCGGGCTTCATCGAGACCGAGATGACCGGCAAGATGCCGATGGCCACCCGCGAGGTCGCCCGCCGCATCAACTCGCTGCAGCAGGGCGGGCGCCCGGTCGACGTGGCCGAGGCGATCGGCTACCTCGCGGCGCCGGCCTCCGGCGCGGTCAGCGGCCAGGTGCTGCGGGTCTGCGGCCAGAGCCAGATCGGGGCGTGA
- a CDS encoding MaoC/PaaZ C-terminal domain-containing protein has protein sequence MSDLDVRLLDAAPSLPATLARGVATGLGRPGASGSLPRHRLVLAGVEQDVRRLADYCDLTGGVLGDAVPVTWLHVLTFPLQARLMAGRDFPFPMLGMVHVANSMTQHRPVRVAEELVLSSWAEHLAPHRRGHTVDLVGEARVGEEVVWQGRSTYLARDKDGSGQVGGAQPATDRGEASAVRTGPAIPEQELATWRLPSDLGRRYAAVAGDANPIHLSALAAKAFGFPRAIAHGMWTHARALAAVAPRLPGAFRADVRFVQPVLLPSTVVLRGDRAEGMALAVTSRDGSRFHMSVQVSQV, from the coding sequence GTGAGCGACCTCGACGTGCGGCTGCTCGACGCCGCGCCGAGCCTGCCGGCCACCCTCGCCCGGGGCGTGGCGACCGGTCTGGGCCGGCCGGGTGCCTCCGGCTCGCTGCCGCGGCACCGGCTGGTGCTGGCCGGGGTGGAGCAGGACGTGCGCCGGCTGGCCGACTACTGCGACCTGACCGGCGGGGTGCTCGGTGACGCCGTGCCGGTCACCTGGCTGCACGTGCTCACCTTCCCGCTGCAGGCCCGCCTGATGGCCGGGCGCGACTTCCCCTTCCCGATGCTCGGGATGGTGCACGTCGCCAACTCGATGACCCAGCACCGCCCGGTCCGCGTCGCCGAGGAGCTCGTGCTGAGCTCCTGGGCCGAGCACCTCGCCCCGCACCGCAGGGGCCACACCGTCGATCTCGTCGGTGAGGCCAGGGTCGGCGAGGAGGTCGTCTGGCAGGGTCGCTCGACCTACCTGGCCAGGGACAAGGACGGCTCGGGGCAGGTCGGCGGCGCGCAGCCGGCCACGGACCGTGGCGAGGCGTCCGCGGTCCGGACCGGGCCGGCCATACCGGAGCAGGAGCTGGCGACCTGGCGGCTGCCGTCCGACCTGGGCCGGCGGTACGCCGCGGTCGCCGGGGACGCCAACCCGATCCACCTGTCGGCCCTCGCGGCGAAGGCCTTCGGCTTCCCGCGGGCGATCGCGCACGGGATGTGGACGCACGCCCGCGCGCTGGCGGCGGTCGCGCCGCGGCTGCCCGGCGCGTTCCGGGCCGACGTGCGCTTCGTCCAGCCTGTGCTGCTCCCTTCCACCGTCGTGCTCCGCGGGGACCGGGCGGAGGGTATGGCGCTGGCCGTGACCTCCCGCGACGGCTCCCGTTTCCACATGTCCGTGCAGGTCAGCCAGGTCTGA